Below is a window of Ahaetulla prasina isolate Xishuangbanna chromosome 1, ASM2864084v1, whole genome shotgun sequence DNA.
TTCACATATAAAACAAGTATAGACTATAAAGAAAATTGAGTTCTTTCCTGTGCACAATTCAATTCTCTGGCATCTTTATCAAAATTAAATCAAGAAATGACTGTAGCTGAAGATCCTTACCAAATCCTGGGTATCTGTGAACAATATATATAGTTCTATGTACATAGTAACATCATATATCATACTAATGTGTGGTTTGTTTCATTTATGCTTCACTGCTTTATTTTTCTAAATGGTGATTTATGGCTTAGTGTTTTGGGTGAGTCATGTTGTTAAAATTTAATTAACCACAGCTAAAGCAAATCATAATTTAAAGTGTGTGAACTCAGCTCCTCCCTTCCACAGACAATACTATACTACTGCTGTAGCAGTCACATATTTGCACAAATTAGTAAGCTGAGATAAAGGCAAAGACACTCGTGAACCAACTTTGCATCTTAGATTCCCTGCCTCCACATTCCAATCTTACATTTTGAGGGCAAAGGTGTCTGAGGGGATCAAAACATCAGGAGCCATGATGATTCAAACCAACCCCCATTCTTGCTTACATGTGTAAACTTCAACCATACGGTTGCAGCAACCATCTTGACTATTTTGATCACCCATCTACAAATGGCCCTACTTATGGGACACCAATTTGGTTCTGAGCACTAGCCTaagcttccccccaaaaaaggaagcTAAAAATTAAATGGTGGAAAGAATATAAATAGTTGCCAAATGAAATGATGAAGAGAGTATCTTGTACAGAGAAGCAAAAAGGGTCAATAATTTCTGCCCTTCAGAACTAGACGCAGCTGGGTGTTTTAAAATATCTGCTTAAcatcttctttcctcttttctatcTAACTTGCCTTTTCAAAGCAAGATCACCTGAAAATCTTGGGCTATAGATTAGAATGAAAAGTTGAAAACAAATCCAGGAAAAAGTCATTGAAGTCATTTGTTCATTGACGTCtgaactgttgccaagaaaattacttgAACATATCCCTCCGATCATGAAGAGTCAAGGTGAACTCAAGGAGACTTATCCTTATTAAAAGAATACACTTTCTATAATGCCAGACATCTACCTTCATCTACAGAGTTCCACTCCAGAATACTAGCCATATGGTCAACTACATTCAGCATTGTTCTGTGATTCCTTCTCTTATATTACAGAATAACCAAGGAATTGCACACTAGAGAATTATATTTATCAAACTGTGGGACATTCCAGGTAGTATATATAAACAGAATAGCAATTGTGCTACAATGAATTATATCcagaggccacactgttcatgtatggatattgatgtatatttaaaaataaaaatcccataaaactttttttaaaagtgtttcatACTCTCAATCCTTGGAGACAGTCCAAAAATGACTGGTGACATCAAATATTAAGACATCAAATATTAAGATATCAAATAAATCCAGAAGGattatatttttcacatttccaacTTTCCATAGGTCATCCCCAGGCATGACCAGTGTAGTCTTGGTACCATACCCAGGTGTGAACCCAGACTGGAATGTTCTAATTatccaaaaaaaaattggatcaaGCAATGGTTTCTTGAAGGGAAGacattccattgcttcttttgaGGCAGGTATAATGATCCTCTCTCATTCAACCTGGCTTCATGTTATCTCTTAAGAAGTTTTCACAAAATCAGGAAAGGCAATGCTGAGCTGATGTCACAGAAAACCTTGTCATATTAGATAACGTAGCAAGATGTGGTCTTGGTTACCTTATTTGCCCagatggcatccaattccaagcAGATCTCAGCAATTTTATCTTCAAGATATCTGTGATATCACAGAAACCTCTGGAGGAAACAGGGGTTGCATGCCACAGGGCCTGTGGCAGCTGTGGCATATTCAGACCTGAATATGGGACCAAAACTGCATTGGTCATTCTCATGGATAACTTCTGCATTTTATTTATCCATGAGGTTGCTCCTGAAGACCACACTGAAAATTCAGCATTGAAATCATCACTAACCTAGCAATGACATCAAGCAGACCAAGTAGGGATGCCAGCATGCAACAGAGGACCGGTACAACAACTGGAGCAATCCCAACTTGTCACCAGACCCAATTTCACAAATAAGACATCATACCTGGTATACTGCAAAACAGTCTCTTTGGACACCATTGTGGATGGATATGCTTTACAGCCTACAACAACTTTCCAGGGCAGCTTATAATGTTATTTAAAAACAGTCGGacactacatttttttaaaaaaaagcaatctgtggaattaaaaaaacaaacaccaagcTGTTTAAAAACACGCTCAGattaaaaagttaagaaaaacaaaaaggattTTGCCTGGCACCAAAGTATAGTTAGTCCTTTCAGTTCCACATGCCACACGTCAATTAGACCATACCCtctttttccaaaatgtttaCAACTTTTTTGGTAATCCTTGCTGACATCCGAGGTCTAGGATATTTGTTTTGGAGGGAGAGCAATTAAAATAGATGTGCATGTTGTCTACCAGCAGGGGGCATTCAGATACCTTCCTGGTATTTTCTGGAAGGAATTCTTCAAAGTCCATTAGAACAGCttcatatttttttagaaaacagtttttaaaaatggataaaatCGCTCCACGCATATTTCTATTTCTGATGCATATTTCGAACATTCAAGTGTTGCTTGTCAAATCACTAACTATAGGGATTCACAATTGCTATTTATTGATTTAATGAATTCTAAAGAACACCAAGTGAGACAGTGAATATGTGCCCAGTGCCCACGCTTTACAAGCCATTCTTCCAAGCAGATCTAAAATTGAATTTGGCAAGCAGTTCCATATCCTCATCCACTTCCTATGTTCAGTGGAGCAGAATCTCCATAATCAGTGGCTAAATGCCAGGTAGATGCCAATGGATCATCTTTTCCCCTGCTTCCATTATTTGGCCATTTATATAAGTAACTGCTGCTTTTCTAAACATTTTGAAGGAAAATCAATTGCATCAGGCCAGAATGCTAGCAATTTTTATATCTGTATTGTGACTTGGCCTTTGTGACTAGTGTTCAACCTGTACTGTCTTTTTGTTTTTAAGCCTAGTAAAAGAGCACAGggtatttgtttgcttgcttgctttttaagGAGGTTGAtgttgtgcctttgagtcagtcttaaCTTCTGGCAactccctagaccaggggtctgcaaacttgtttcttttaagacttggggacttcaactcccagagtttctcagccagctttgctttgaggaactctgggagttgaagatcacaagtcttaaaagagccaagtttgcagacgccTGCCTTAGACAAGTCTCTGTAGTTTTCTTGCTTTTCCAGAAGTGCTTTGTCATTTATTGCCTGCTTCTCAGACCTGAGACACAATGACTgtcccaagatcacccagttggctttgtgcctaaggcaggactagaactcagagtctcccaatttctagcctggtgccttagccaccAGACCAAACTGGCGCTTATCAAGAGCTAATAGAGAGTTGGAACTGAACAAAATCTGGAAGGCAGCATAATGCCGTTCCTAACCTAAATAATGAAGTTTGTGATCAAGGATTCTTTTTGACAATTCAGGACGTAGGGGAgaagaaatatatacatttaCATGTGTGTTGGCATGAGCATATATGCAACTGCTAGCATTGTGTGTACCATAAAGGTTGCCCAGTCTTGAGTTATATAGATCAAGAAGGAATGGATACTAATCAGTCGGTTATTAAGATTGCAATTATACACTCAACAGAATTATATAAGTCTGGCAGTGAATATCTGAACCACTATACTATATTGAGCCCTTGTTCTCATTACTATATTCATTCCTTGTACCTAcatcaggggttcccaacccctagTCCATGGACCGACACCGGGCCGCATCATGCCAGTAACCGGGccgtgcaaacaagtgaagccccatccgcggAACgcttatctttgttttatttatattattattattattattattattgttgttgttgttgttgttgttgttattatttgcttatttgtaccctgtgactatcattaagtgttgtaccttatgattcttgacgaacgtattttgtctttttatggACACTGGGAGcatttgcaccaaagacaaattccttgtgtgtccaatcacacttgatcaataaagaattctattctattctattctgatttatattgatatattgatcatcaattgtgttgtaaatgttgtaccttgatgaacgtatcttttcttttatgtacactgagagcatatgcaccaagacaaattccttgtgtgtccaatcacacttggccaataaaaaaattctattctattctataaaaaaaattctattctattctattctattctattctattctattctattctattctattctattctattctacatgaaaCTACGCCCCCTGTGATCCATgggaaaaaaacctttctccacagaaccagGCCCTGATGTCCAAAAGGCTGAGGGCCACTGATCTAGAGTATACTAAAATAACAAGGGAAGGCAGAAAATGGCATAGTCTTAACCATTTTCTTCTTTAGTTTTCTGCAAGCTTTTAGCTATAGTGGTTGGCATAGGAACAAAGTACTTGGCAGGTGTAGAAGGTATCCTCCTTCCTGAGGATAGGCTGATCTGAAaggattataataaaataaaaatgtactgttcttttttaaaatagtctAAAAGTTTTAACTTTAAATATCAAATTGTGTTATTGAAAAGAATATCTTTGGTGCTACCCAGCTCATGAGAAAAAAACTGATTATCTAGATTatccaaaagaaaaaatgcagtGTATAGACcacaatatgattatggttaacatCAGTATAtgttgcatgtgtgtgcatgcgtgcatgtgtgtggtgTAAGTGTAAATTCaaagctttgtctttaaaaaaatgtaagattTTACTAAAAGAGTCTGGAGAAACAATTCCCAAGTTTAGGATGATCCAAGATCTAATTTCCAGTTCAAGATAATTTGGGCATTCTGATATCATACAATTAAAATGTTGTTTGCTACAAAAACCTAGTTACAATTCACACCACTTTTATACAGTGCAGCCCATACTCCCAGCTTGACTAATTAATTGAGTcacacttctttttttaaacaatcccTTTGATCTCTTTATAATTTGCAATGTGATGCTGGGCTCAGGATCTTACCTAGTTCTGGATGCACCCATATCCATGCACCAGCACtggtctgcagcatgccagaaaccgggccatgcaaacaaACCCCATCCGCGTGAAGCAGGCAGTACAtaaaaccacaccccctctggtccgcagaaaaacctctctccacagataCCAGTCCCTAGTGCCCAAAGTTTAGGGGCCAGTGGTCTAGTACAAAATCTGAGTGACATATATTTACctacttttataaaaataaaacacactgCTTTCTTTTATCTAGGCTTTCCTTTTTCTTGGAATCCCTTTTATTTGCAAGGAAATGACAAAGTCCTGTTTCTTTGCCTCTAATTATAAAAATGCCCAACTTTTTCTGTTTCTGGCAGCAGGAAGCAAGGAGATTTAAGTAATCCCATTTTGTACATGGCCCAGGATGTGCATTGCTCCCTTCTGGCCTTGTATAGTAACTGTTCTGTGGCATCAGAacagttgctttttcttttgggaatgtgCATTGTGACTATTTGAGCCTGGCTAGCTGACAAGAGCAGGTCACCTTCACTGCTGAAGGAAAGAATATATTGGTAAACTCTATGGCATGTTTTAGTAGTGGGAGTCCCCCCAAGAGCATGGTAAGTAAGCTAGATGATGCAGGCCACAACTTCAGAAGTTCAAAGAGCTGCCCAGCATtaggttattgttgttgttatatagaTCATAGatggaatttttattggccaagtgtgattggaacacacaaggaatttgtcttggtgcatatgctctcaatgtacataaaagaaaggataccttcatcaaggtacaacacttgcatgcaacacttaatgtcatagggtacaaatttaacacttaatgatacaacacttaacaatagtcataggctacaaataagcaatcgtaGCAAAAATAGCAATCATAGCAAATAAGCAATATAAGCAAATAagcttatataatatatataataaaaatattatatatatatatatatatattgtttacatttataccccgcccttctccgaagactcagggcggcttacagtgtataaggcaatagtctcattctatttgtatatttttacaaagtcaacttattgcccccccaacaatctgggtcctcattttacctaccttataaaggatggaaggctgagtcaaccttgggccgggctcgaacctgcagtaattgcaggctactgtgttcttaataacagacttttaccagcgtgagctaaaccggccctatatatataataataatttataaaatataaaatagcaaataagcaatcatagcAAAAAAAATAAGCCAAAAAATATTATGTTGTTGTTACACTGTTACTACACTTGCAGCCCATTTCGCAGTTGAGGGTGACTCAAGTTGGGAAAAGGAGAATGAACAGCTGGAACTCGAGTCCAGCTGTTCATTCTCTATACACCACCTGCTTCCTTGTTTCCTCTTTTACCTTCTATTTATAGGCAAAAGCAGGGAAGCAAAGGTATCAAGAGAGAAAACATGGGCAGATATTGCATCAGCTGTTGGCTAGCGGTGTATTAAGACAAGTTGGAGCAAGAACTCTCTCATCAGCAGAGGTCTGGGTTTGTCAATCATTGTGCAAAAGGGGAACCAAAGAGGGGCTTCAAAAGGATGCAGGAAAATGATAATGGGATGGGAGCAGCTGTTTTTGTCCCTGTCACATCTTACCTAGAAACGCTAACAGATACCCAAGAGAGTGGTTGTGGCCATAAGCAATATAAGCCAAATGGATGAGAAATTTGGAAGCCTTCTTTGGTCAGGCTATTGTTGAACAGCCAAGTCcagaggtccacaagtcttaaagttgacaaggttggagatccctggccaAGTCCTGCCTTCGTGAATCTGGTGCTTTCCGGGTTCACTGAACTTGTCCTATCAACTTGCTCCtgaccacccaaaaaaaaaaaaaagagggggagggcACTTCGCCTGGCCTGGAGCAAGACTGCGCTAGAGAAGGCTGCTCCCACTGCCCAAGCGGGGCCCATAGAGCaccgcagagagagagagagggagaaaaagggaaCGCAAACCAAGGGATCGATCGCTTGCTGGGGCACCCCAACGTGGCAAGCGGCCGCGATCCTCCTCTCAACCCTGCTCGGGAGAAAGGCGCGCAGGCACGCAAGCAAGCGGTTAATCCCCAGAGATCCCGGACTGGGCGCTTCAAAGCGGCTCGCAGGCTTTGACCGCCGCCAGCCGGGCGCGCCACCGAGGTCGTCCCGGCCGAGGAACCCAGAAGCGgggaacttttaacttttaagggTTTAACTTTAAGCGCCCGCAGCCGCTTCCGGCGATCGGCGGCCGCGGCCCCTTTAAGCGTGGAAAGGCTCGCCTCGTCTGCGCACGCGGCGCAGCCGCCACTGGGATGCGCCGCGGGGAGGAgggcaaaggaaaaaggaagcgGTCGGCCAGGTTTCTCCCGGCGGCTTCGGGGGAGGCCTACATCCGAAGGTGCACCGGACGTTAACCTTCTCGGGAACGACCTGAAATGCCTTAGCTCTTTGCAGCCCTCTGCTCCCTCTCGCCGGGGAGCAGGGCTCCGGCCGAGGCTTGGCAACATGAACCGAGTCCAGCTGAAGCGCTCTGCGATCCTGAAAATGGCCCTCGGCGGTGCGTCGGAGCCGCttctccagcagcagcagcagcagcaagaggaggaggaagaagaagagagcgaGGGCAGCAGCAGCAAGGAGCCTCCGTTCCTCTTGCGGGCCGCCCGGATCGCCGTGGTGGTCTGCCTCTACTGGTTCATTTCGATCACAATGGTCTTCCTCAACAAGTATTTGCTGGGCAGCCCTTCGCTGCGCCTGGATGCGCCGCTCTTCGTCACTTTCTACCAGTGCCTTGTCACCGTCCTCATCTGCAAGCTGCTCAGCCTGCTGGCTTCCTGCTTTCCGCCGGGCTTGGTGGACTTTCCCTCCATCCGGCTCGACCTCAAGGTCTCCCGCAGCGTCCTGCCCCTTTCCCTCGTCTTCATTGGCATGATCACCTTTAACAACCTGTGCCTCAAATTCGTTGGCGTGGCCTTCTACAACGTGGGCCGCTCTCTCACCACCGTGTTCAATGTGCTCCTCTCTTACTTGCTCCTGAAGCAAACCACATCCTTGTATGCCCTTCTTTCATGTGGGATTATCATTGGTGAGTGGAGCCTTCCCAATGGCCCCAGGGAAGCAATCCAGTGGCTGCCACTTTCCCCAGCATGTGGCTGGTTGAGGATAATGGGAGCTTGTCCCCCTTTATCCTCAACCAGCCTTACCACTGCTTGGGAATGATGGAAGTTGACATTGTGCACCATTTGTTGTTATCTATGGTGTGCAAAAGTTTATTTATTGGGGAATAAGTCCTTTAGAATTCAGTGAGATTTACCCAAGAAAACAAGTGTCAAATGCATCATGGAGCAGAGGAACCTTAATGGTTTGCTTGCAGGATTTCAGTTTAATTGTAGCAACTATAGAGAGACTGCTAATATTCTAAAGCTGTTTACTCCTTATTTTTATTGGTTATGATGCACAACTCACGGCAGTCAGTAGAGTGGGCTTTCTGCATTACCATTCTTGATTTAATAACTCTTTTCTGCACGATCCTTGTCTaatagatatttagatatttagattAAATAATAAGAGAGATCGTCGAAAAAGAACAGTGCAATCCTATAGAATCTTAGAAGTTATAAGGAAATAAATACAGTAATGCATCCTGAAAAGGATTTCCTGGTGATGCAATATGCATACAGTTCAGATCTCCATTATTGATTGTGAGTGTAGGAGAAAGGAGAGGCTTGTTAATTAAACATATGGAAAAGGCAAGGCTACACCTTTGATATATGGCCATAATAAAAGGGGGAGTTTGTGTTCCCAATTTACAGGACAAAAACTGAGGGTCAGATAGTCTGGTAAATCTTTCTTGCTCAATAATGCTTGGAATTAAACTAATGTAACATTTCTTGTTCATTAATATCAGGTGGGAGAGAACTTGATAGAATtgattctattctaacttttactactggtttgcttaaGCTTGCTAACTATTAATATACAATCTAGTGGAGAATATAAATCTTCACTTTTGTAAAGATACATGCAGCatcatatctatggagattctcagccatccaggtcatagttgtcccaaaggtgctttttcaagaggaaactggactttcttgtttttctttgaaggcattttgctctgagctgaagaagtttcttagatgagaagcaaaacatcttaaaagaaaaacaggaaagtccagttgcttcttgaaaaagcaactttgggatatGGCTATTATGTTTATTATGTTTTAAAACTTACAGACACTCTTTGACAGAAGATTATGGAGTGAGAGGTCTTAATGAATAGTGCTTCAATCTCAGCAAGCAATTTCAGCTCAGACACTGATAAATATTCAGATGGGATATATTGGGAAATTCCAGGGATGGCTaggctggaattttttttaatccaccaaGTGTATTAAGAatagctggttggagaattctgggagttgaatccacacTTCTCCAAGTAGCTGAGGTTGAAAAAAATTAGTCTATTATAtctgaagttttaaaaatttcCGAATTGTTTTATTGTACATAGATATGAGGCTTGCCTCCTGCTTTTTGTAGT
It encodes the following:
- the SLC35C1 gene encoding GDP-fucose transporter 1 produces the protein MNRVQLKRSAILKMALGGASEPLLQQQQQQQEEEEEEESEGSSSKEPPFLLRAARIAVVVCLYWFISITMVFLNKYLLGSPSLRLDAPLFVTFYQCLVTVLICKLLSLLASCFPPGLVDFPSIRLDLKVSRSVLPLSLVFIGMITFNNLCLKFVGVAFYNVGRSLTTVFNVLLSYLLLKQTTSLYALLSCGIIIGGFWLGIDQEGAEGTLSWAGIIFGILASLCVSLNAIYTKKVLPAVDGSIWRLTFYNNMNACVLFLPLLLFTKEFFTLYHFDKLGSIHFWGMMTLGGIFGFAIGYVTGLQIKYTSPLTHNVSGTAKACAQTVLAVCYYEQTKSFLWWASNMMVLAGSFAYTWVKGLEMKKVQVEPLPKANEKNDNLV